aataGGTACGTTACCGGACCTCCACACGTTCGACAGTCCGTTGGCGTGAACTGGAAAGCTTGCATGGTTTGCATCATCATGACAACATTCATTAACGTGATGCTGATGACGAGTACGAAGAAAAATACGGCGCTGGCGATGGACGTGTCGGGTTCGGTCAAGCACAAAAACACACGGCGTTTTAAAGAACGAGCTTGGCGGCTGTAAGACTTGTGATGCGACTTTGCTGTTCGTGTAGTAGGATGGCCTGGGCTTTTCAGGATGGGCTCGGAAACAACAGACGTCACATCCCATGGGCTCGGAATCCAGTGGTTGGAAAGTTTGCGAAGGAAGTGGCGGCGAGAATCGACGTCGGATCGTTCGGCCATTTCTCCATTCCCTGTCTCGGGGAACTGCTGCTGATTACCTGTACTATATTCCTGTGGTCGATTCCCCAACAAAGGCGAGACCTCATCTATTGTGTGACCATTCTCCGTCATGAAACTATTGTAAGTAGATGAAAGACAACTTTGATTGCCAGTCGTTGGTTCCAATTAGATTCGATCACTCAACATCGCACGCAGCCACACACTGATTTTGCTTTGCAGTCAGGGACCGGTGGATCATGCTTTTGACCGTTAAGGTAAAGTGACTGTGGGTTTGGATATCAACCGGTTACTGTGTGTGACCCTACCCTACCAAATGGACTGTTTGTTGTACCGGTAATGGGATTTGTTAATTTTTATGCTTTACCAGCTCGGCCGACGCGCAGCGTTGTGGCTACGACACAGCATATCGTATCGGGAGCTGCCGGTTTTTGATCTTGGTAACCTCCATCGCCAGCGTCCTAAATGTCGTGACTGTCAATGACACACAATACCTATGGGAACAGTTTCAAAAGCCTGACCTCGCCTCGCCTCGTTGGAACGAGTAATTCGGCATACCAAGAATACTTTGTTGTGACGGATGCGCGAAATCTGTTAGTGCTCGTTACTTGACGTCGATGTGAAAGCGTCTATCCTGAGCGAACCGGACCGACTGCAACCTTGGGTAGGCGGCGATAAGCGTTGTTGGCGAGCGAAAAACGCTTGGAGTCGGGGCCCGCattcactcactgtcagggACGCCGTCGATTCTTCGTTTGTCTCGCCTCGAGTCCCCTTCTTTCTCTATCGTACATCATGTCACTTCCGTCTCTATGTGGTACATTTCTGACGGGCAAACGCTCTTTAGTGGCCTTTATCTGGACCATCACAACCATCTGCACGTACCTGGCCTTTATCCTGGCCATCGGTGCAATTATCCAAGTACACACTTCTTACCTAGGCATCGAACGCAATTACCAAGAGCAAGGGGAATCCAAGCAAAACTACCAacagaacgacgacgatgccggTGGCGGCGATCGCGGTTCGGCCGATCGGGAACAAGCTCTCGCACAGTACATGTGGTTGGCGGCCTTGTCGTCCACAAGTTTGACCCTCTGTGCAGTCTACATCATGGTCATGGCCGTTGCGTTGACTATGTACGGGTCAACCGCCGTAGTAGGATTTATGTCGCTGCGAGGTGTCTACATCGCCCCCTGCTTCTCGTCCAAGGGGTCGAGGTTGCGACTCGGATTGTTTGGCGGGGCCGTCATTCTCTTTGTGAATCTACTTATCGTATGCGCGGTGGTCTTTGGTGAAGTTAGAGTAAGTAGTAGGATGGCGGGTGGTCGCTTAGCCATGTGGCTTCGGTTCCTGTCAACGTCGTGTTTTTGGGACTGATCCGATGTGCCTTTTGTGTGCTGCCACTGTTGGAACTGTAGGTTGAGGACGGTCGCAACGGCGACGATCGCAGAGACATGGTGCCGTACGAAATAGAACGCATAGCTACCATCATGGCCGTAACGTGCATATTTCTGGCCGTGCTATACACCATTTTTGCCATCGTGCTATTCCTCTATTTTGGTAACGGTGATACAATAGACGACGAAACGGGAAACGCCTTGAGTATGATGGGTGTAGGATCCAGAGTTGAGACGAGCACGCCTCTCACATCGAATATTAACGATTCCCGGAGAGAAAATTTCATCACTCTGGACCACCATGGATATCAACCAAGCTAGAATGGGTTTGATGACGCTTTTCTGTAACCATAACAATTAGAAATACCGCATTCAGTTGCCACACTACCGAGCACAGAGATGTGCAGCACTATCTGTATTTAATTTCAGCTCCACATCCAAAAGCACGACCAGTCAGGACTCCGTACTCCCGGAACAATCTACCCCGGTCCAACAAAATACGCTTTTCTATCAACACGGCTATATCTACCGATTTAAGCGTCAGATTTCTTCAGCAACTTGTTATACATGGTCAGGATTGACTGCCACATATTCATGAGTTCTTTCTGTATCTGCTTGGCTAAAGTAATCGACGAAAGCctttcgatttcttccttggcttcggccaattgcttctccaaaacttcgactttggcaattgctgagGAGGCCTGCCCATTCGAATCTTTCAAAGCTCGTGCGGCATCTCTTGTCTGCGTTTCCTGGTGAGCAGCCGCCATTTGAAACTTCTCCATATCGGCGCGGGCCACCGCCAACGATTTGCGCAACTGCTCCATCTCTTCCAGCAACTTTTGTCGGTCTTCCGCCGCCTCCTGAATTTCCTGCTGCAAGGTCGTTGCTTGTTCCTGCAAAGAGTGCGCGTCGGCTCGCCCAGCTTCCATTGCTTGGACAATCCTGGCGTCACAGGCCGCGACTGTCAAGACGGGCTCGCTCGACTCGGTTGGCATCGTGTTGCCATGGGCGTCAACCTCGACGGCCGCAGAAGCACCTTCCTGGGCACGAGTTGCTGCCGTGAGATAAATGGCAATGAACAATACTTGGGCGATCTTCATGGTAGCCCGTATTTACAAACTTGCTTCGTTTTCTGTTTCTTTTTGAGCTGGCGAGTTGTGTCCTGCTCGCCGGGTCATCGCATTGACATGAAAAAAAGACCAAAACGTTTGAAATCAGCTGGATGTCTGCCAATTCTGGTCACAATTCATCTCCGGGTTTCTCGATACCTACAGTCAGGAAGCTTCTTTGTGAACCTGTCAACACTAGCAGGTCTCTCCCTTCTGGCGTGGACATAACGTATGTACTTGTATTTTAACAAACGCTACATTATTGGTTTATTGCCTGTTACTAAAAGCCAGTTTCCTTGTTCCTTTTGTATTGTCATGCTTGCAAAGCCCGCTTTGGTATAAGCTTCAACAACCATATCTCCTTGATCCGGAAGTATCCCACTCATTCCTAGCACTGCTCCAGGGAGCAGCATGCTGTATAAGACTGGTGCCAAGGTAACGAGAGGCGCCGCCAGTATGTTGGCAACGCACACATCATATTTTGTTTCTTCTAAGTCTGAGGGTAGGAAGAGACTGTCAAGGTTGGCGGAATGGTCACCTTCTTGTTCCGCCACATGTTCTCTGGCGCTTTTGTGTGCCTTGAGTAGCAGCGACTTCGATGTTTCGTCGGCCGATTCTACCAGCGGCGGTAAGTATGATCGCATTTTCACATCGTTTTTAAGGGCGTTGGCGTTTGCTATCCGGCATGCGTCGACATCGATGTCAATACCAATGGCAGCAACTTGGTGTGGCGCAAGAATACAAGCTGCCATGCCGAGTACACCAGAGCCAGATCCGTAATCTAGTAGGTGGATTTTACCATTGGATTGTTCAAGTTTGTCCGTAATGACTTGGTCTACCCACGCTAGACAAAGCTGCGTTGTCGGATGCTCGCCGGTTCCAAAGGCGATTCCACCCTGTAACTCGAGTTCGAAAAAgtcgttgctgttcaaaTTCCAGGCAACCTTCTGTACGTCCGAGTGTTTATGCCACGGAAATCGCAGAACGAATTTATCGTTCACCACTATCGGAAGCCACCCTTTTTGAACATGTACCACCCAATCCCTGTTGGGAAGCGTCTCTAGCACAAAATCTTGCAGATCCGGGTATTGATTAGGAAACGTCTCCGCTACCATCTCGAGCACTCCACCGATCTGAGCACTGGCCGGAAAGTGAGCTGTAACGTTGCAACGGTTCCAGACGGGTGCGGTCCATTGGAGGCGATCTTGCCATGGGTCAGCCCCGGGTTCGCTGAATACCGGCTGTTCCATATCTGTCCCTCGATCTGCGTCGGTAATCGCTGTCGAACAAGCACCGATTTCCATTAAGAAATCGCATAGCAAATCGGGATCGTCTTCCTTGGGCAAGTTGCAAAAGGTGATCGATCGCAAGGTTGCCTCAGTTTCCAATGCGCTGTCATGGGATTTGGAGGAAAATCGGGTCAGCGCATTGAAGCGCAATCCCTGCGGAGACCCTAAGGTAGGAGCTTTGAATGCATTTACCGCAACTATAAACTGCACGACGAAATACAAAGTTGATCGGCCTGTCATCGACAAAGCTTAACGCCAGAAGGCTCTACTAAACGCTGGCCCGTTCGTCCAATTTCTTATGCGATAAGAATGCTGGCATGACAATCAAGATATGATCGCGTGAAACGACTGTCTGAGGTTCGACTCGAGCAGCTGGGATACAATACAAGATATGATTCCATTATTTGAATGTGTGTACATTTCGATTGGACCGGAATAGTCTCGTCTCGCTTTTAATTTTTTTCTGTGTCACAATTTCGAAGAACAAATCCTTATTGTTAGCACGGGCGACAAATTTGCCTACAGGtagaactgactgtgaatgtgacaGAAATGTTTCCAAACGATTTCGAATACTAACGGTAGTAAAATGTAATACCCGGAATAGGGAACGATGGTCGCACGGAGTTCTGACGGTGAGTTTCTGGCTAGTTTCTATGGATAACCAAAAAAAGACAAGTTTGCCGACGACTTCTCATCGTGTGTTTTAACTATCGAAATATACTCGGAATGCAGCGCCTCGTCTTTGCAGCATCTTTGTTGTCTCCGTTCATGCCATCACACTGCTCAGCGACCTTCGTGGGATCTCGTACGACAACATCTCTGTTTCGGTCCATGTCGTTGCGTAAGGGATCTTCGTCTCCCAAAATGCCTCCGCAAACATCAAATCCTGCCGATCCAATTCGCGGAGGCGGCAACAGCGCACCCCGTGGCGTCAAGGCGACGTTGTTCGACAACAGTCCCATGTTCCAGGGTCAAAAGATTGTTCTAGGTGCCAATTTGCTTGGATACGTTATTTCTTTGACGACTAGTATCCACTATCACGTTGACTTTTTGGGGACGGGTGCATTCGCGGCGGCTGCCTTGCCTGATCTTTTGCGCCGAAGTACTGTACAGCGTGTCCAATGGAGCTCGGCGGCAGTCGTGGCCTTCGGCGTCAAACTTGGGGGCTTCTTGTTTTACCGTGTCTTGCAAACCGGCCACGACGCTCGCCTCGACGATATTCTTGCTAGCCCGGTTAGTGCCGGCGGGTTTTGGCTCTATTCGGCCCTCTGGGGCATCTTTTGCATGCTACCGCACTCCTTGGGCACCACTTCGTCGGCCATCGGGAACCCACTAGCGCTGAAACTAGGTATGGGTATGTTCGGCGCCGGTTTTGTGATAGAATCACTCGCCGACTTTCAGAAGTGGACGTTCAAACAATCGCATCCAGGTCAGTTTTGTGACGTTGGCGTGTGGTCGATCACCCAGCATCCCAACTGGTTCGGGAATCTGCTCCTGTGGACAGGTATCTTTGTCATGAATGCCCCAGCTTTGATTGAACCTATACCTGGGAAAGCAAGCCTTTGGAAGCGCGTCTGGAGTTATCGTCGGGTAGCCCTAGCATTGGTAGGTCCACTCTTTCTGTGGAATCTCTTCGAATCTCAGGCGACAGGTCGTCTTATGCCAGAGTCTTTCGAGAAAAATCGTGAGAAGTACGGATACGGACAAGATCCTAGCTTTACATCCTATGTGGACAGTAAGTGCTTCTTACCTGTTCGTCAGTGCGAACAAATCAAGGGGGTGTCCACTCACTACTTTGCTCCTGTATATTTGATAGACACTCCATTGATCATTCCGAACCCATTGAAATGGTTTTCGTAAAAGGAATGTAGTGAGGAGCTCTTCGAGACCATCGGGCTGTTAGGTTGCTCTGTATACGGGACTGTCAATGTACGGTATAGTCTACGTCCTAATATTACGTGTCTGTAGTCGCAGGCTATGTAGTACCGCTCGACCAATCTAAACATTTCATAGTTTAGCAGCAGCCAGAGATAGCAATCGCGTTACGATCTACCGCAAGCGTTAAACGGTAGCGACGAAGGTCACTTAGAATCCAGCCGGCAGACCAGGAACGGATCCCGGAATGTAGTAGTTGGCGACGTAGGAAGCGAATCCCAACATTGCGAGGCGTCCGTTCTTGAGTTCCTTCAAGCGCATGGATTCCTTCTGGTCCGCGTTCAGCTTATCCCACTGCTTGGCCCAATCTATAACGGCGGGTCCTTCACCGGTGTAGGATTTGCCCTCCAGTTCACCACGGTACTTGACGGCTTCGAGCATACCACAAAAGACAAAGAATTGGGCCCACCATTGGAGATCGGCTTCGGCAATGGCCTTGATAGGGTCGGTGGTAGTGACATCCTGGGAATCGAAGGTTCCCACAATCTTGGGCCAGAACCAACCAACGTTGGCAAGCATGGCGGAACGCCCGTTGGAGAGTTCGGCCTTGCGGAGGAAATCCGCCGGAGCCCATTGCGCCAAACCGACCGGGTCAAACTAGAAACAGAAGAACAGCAAATAATTGGTGAGCGAGCGTACGAACACTTGGACGAGTGTCAAATATCACTCCTCGATATATATTCCTACATAGTCGCTACCGAAACGACAAACAGAACACTCACAATCTTCTTGCCCGTTTCGATATCGACACCGAGCATGTTGTCGAGCTCAGCCGTAGCGCCGACCTTGGTCAATTGTTGGGGCGCATTGGTATTGGGAGTAAAGGCGGAGGCGCCGCTGACGGCAAGAATGGCGACAATGGCAGAAGTCTTCATGGTGCTACTGGGGTTCGTTGTGACAACCGAAAAAAAGTTTACGAGGGTCGAGCGGGGTAGGATACGTCCGAGTCGTCGGGCATCGAGATATTTGCAAGCAACTGTAACAGCCAACtactcactcactcactcgCTCGCTCCTCTGCCAGCCGTGTGTTCTCACTACGTGCCGTGTTTGGATGGGCTCGAACTCGTTGGCAACGCGATACCGTGCGGCTATACCGGGTGACGACACTGGCGTCccgtgacgacgacagcTTGTACGAAAGATCGCGAGAAAGGTATCTTCAAGGAATCGGGAATTTAGAATGATTATTACATATAAACTAATATTATTTTTGGCGCGTCTTTCGCCGGACGAGTCGATTCACTTTTGGACACTGACTGACTTTGACATGACTCTGAGTACCCACAGTATGGTCCATTTTTCAGCTTCGCTTTTGGCTTCACACCAGGTTCGTTTCGATCGATCGGCGACACTAGTAGTGTCCACGAAATGGACAAGACAGGTGATGCAAATTTTCCTGCATGCACAAACAACAATTACCTAAATATCATTTAGCTCGGAAGAAAGAGTCGGTGAAACTTAGATTTTGAGTGAGACTCTGCTAGTTCAGCATTAACAACATTGCATTGCCGAGAGAATTGCCTTCCGATTGCCAGAAACGTCCCACTAGAGTTCTCAAAATCTCAGGTTGACGAAACCGGCATGGAGATTTTGATTGATGTTCCACCGTATTTGCATCCATACGTCGAATGGCTGCTGGATTGGACCAGTTCTATTTGGTCGTCTCTATCTATGTATTGGGCGAATGTGGGCCACTGTTGGAGTATGCTCATTACCAATGCGGAACGAGTCTTTCAGATCCCCCGGAACGCACTCGTACCACTTTTggctttcattttcttcttttggcCTATTCTGCTCAGCCTCATCATGACCCTGGTCACTGCCTGGGCTTGGATCTTCTGGATTGTCACTTCTGTCTCGTTCGGCTTGATCCAACTCGTCTACGTGTCCTATCAGTTCATCATGATCACCTGCGATATTTTTGGACTAAGCTGTTTGAAAACCTACAGTATGCTACGCCAACAGCTTTTGCATATTGTTGACAAAACCACCAGTGCGGTGGGAGTAGAAAACGCCACGCACCGTCGGGGTGGCAAATCCCGGCGTCGACAGTGGCGTCAAGACGTGGAACAGGCGCAAACCTACGAACGCTTTTTGCAGATACGCATCCAGTCCAAAGAACACGCACAGGTGATTTCGAAACAGACTCTTGTCAAGAAAGCGTCTCTGGACACGGCGTTGCCGCCGCCGATTCCACGGAATCGATCCTTTTCCGTAGAACACTCGCCAGCCAAACATGCTCTGAGGCGAAATCAAAGTTTTGCTTCCGCCGATGAACGTCGAATCAAGTCGAAAGGATCGTCTTCATTCCAAAATCGCGGTACTAGTATTGATGATTTGGATTCAGTGGTCGTGGATGAATTGGGCGAGAAATTATCCGATTTACTCGTGAGCACAACGCGACGCTTGCGCGAAGCCCGCCGTTCGGCACAGAACACACCCAATGACGCGAACGCAGCATCCTTGTGTTACTTGCTTTCAGGCGTTCTTAAACGTAATCATTTACAATTGGATGATTTATTGATTGAAAACGCCCGAGCTGTTGCCGAACGGGGTCAATACGGCCTGACGAATGAATCGCGGAGTGTGGTCCGGGCCTATTTTCAACAAGTAGAGGAGGGCTTGGACTGGATTGCGGAAGCGCCTGTTCTACAAAATTTATCATCGCACCAGTGCTCAGAAGGTGAGAATGGAAAGGAGGCAAAACATATGCACGAGTCATCTCGAAGCAGCAGTGCGGAGCTCACGGGCTGGGCCGAAAGTAGCAGTAAACACAATGACCTTTTGGAACGTGTAACTTTGATACGGAAGATGAAACAAAATATGGGTCGGACAGCGCTGATGTTGAGCGGCGGAGGAGCACAAGCCATGTACCACCTAGGTATAATCCGAACTCTGCTCGAATCAAAACTATACCAAGATATAAAGGTGATTTCGGGAACGTCGGGAGGTAGCATTATTGCCGCAATGTGTGCTACTAAAACGCCTGAGGAACTTTATAACAATATATGCATTCCAACAGTGGTTGACGATTTCACCAAAACAGTAAGCCATTAATGTGAATTTTTAAGGCCTGGTGGCTCTGGATGGTATCCTAACTTTCCTATCTCTCACTCAGGGCGAGCAACGACGAGAGAATATTCGATGGTTTCCTCCGGTTACAGAAATGGCAGCATATTGGTTGAAGCACAAACTTCTGGTGGACAGTGCATATTTTCGACGTACATGCGACTTTTACTATAGCGACATGACTTTCGATGAAGCTTTCGAGCGGACAGGCAAGCACGTTTGTATCACTGTGTCGGCCAGCAGAGCAAGCGGTGGAACCGCGCAACGCTTACTCTTAAACCACATATCCACTCCACATGTAACTGTAGCAAGTGCGGTTGCTGCTAGCTGCGCGCTTCCCGGAGTCATGGCCCCGGCTAAGCTGCTTGCCAAAAACAGCTCTGGAGTGTTGGAACCGTTCGAGGTTGATGGTGTTGAGTGGATTGACGGTTCCGTTCAGGCTGATCTTCCGTTCCAGCGAATTGCAACTCTATTTGCAGTATCGTCTTTCATTGTTTCACAGACAAATTTTCACGTTTTGCCATTTCTCAATAAAGAGTATCATCCGAACCAAAAAAGCTTGTACTGGCAGCTATTTCAAACCCTAGAATGGGACATTCGAAGCCGTGCCCTCAAACTGAGCCGACTTGGACTCTTTCCTCGACTTTTCGGACAGGACATCAGCAAGATCTTCAAGCAAAAATACTATGGAAACCTGACAATCGTTCCCCGCTTTACGACAATGCAAACATTTGGTCTAAAATCTCTTTCCAATCCGACAATAAAAGATATGGAGGGGTATCTCAAGTACGGCCAAATTGCTGCATGGCCCTATCTAAACGCCATACGCGATATGATCCGACTAGAAAAAGCTCTGGACGATTGTCTTATGCGCTTGGAAGCACGAGTTCGAGCGCTGAATCCCGACGTTGACTGGCTCAACCCTGACGATGTTGAGTCTATAGCAAGTTCGTCAGCTGTGTTTTCCAATTCTCGAGTACGAATAATAGGACGACCCCCAATGGTTGATTCCGCAAGGCAGCGGGAAAGTGATTTAGTTCGAAAACTCGAAGACGAGAACCAGGTGCTAAAGGAACAAGTACAGCGACTTCGAGCTGAACTGCTGGCACAAGTAGGCACTGATGAAAATGCCAACAGCAAATTGGATGAATCAAGCCACTATCCCGTAGCTCAACGTTATCTAATACAAAGCTCAGAAGGACGCCAACCATCACTGAAGAATGAGCAAGAAGTATTGACTCCAAGAGGAGCTTTGATCTGACTTCCCTGGCAATATCTCCATTGTCTAGTTTGTTACTCAACCGTTTGCAAGATcgacttactgttagtaccTCATCTGCCACTGTGTCTGATGTCTACATCAGCATCGGTCTTTATGGCTTTCGATTTGTAATCGAAAAATAGCTTTCAAGTTCGCCAgaagcttactgttagatcTCATTAACCTTTCGAATGGTTTTTGAAAAATCAGTATGTTTTCCTATAAACAATTGAACATATTCAAATTTAAATGTTCTCTTCTTCGTGATGACAATTTTTGATGGaatactgactgtgacttcgCGCGGAAGGCTTTTGAATGGGTTCTCGGTCTTCACGAACCACTTCTGATCTTTTGTTAAACAAAATACAAATAGGATTGCCTGATTGGACGCAGATAGGCGAAACCAGATGGCTTTATTTCTAAAAGTTGAGGTGTTGTCAATGTTCCTCACCGGCTGCTCCAGCTTTCCGGAAAAGCTGACCTACGCTCTAGACTAGAGGCTCCCCGGCCAGAGGGCAAAAAGCATCTAAAACGCATGTCGCTCTTCCACCGCAACAACCTGGTTgccaatttacagttacttcACCGGATTCGTTTCGATCGAGGGACGTGAGAGACCTTGCCATGCGTAATCAAGGATTAGAGGCATTAGCGGCGATTGCGACAGCAAGCTCGTCTTCAGGGCACACGTT
This portion of the Phaeodactylum tricornutum CCAP 1055/1 chromosome 19, whole genome shotgun sequence genome encodes:
- a CDS encoding predicted protein — translated: MKIAQVLFIAIYLTAATRAQEGASAAVEVDAHGNTMPTESSEPVLTVAACDARIVQAMEAGRADAHSLQEQATTLQQEIQEAAEDRQKLLEEMEQLRKSLAVARADMEKFQMAAAHQETQTRDAARALKDSNGQASSAIAKVEVLEKQLAEAKEEIERLSSITLAKQIQKELMNMWQSILTMYNKLLKKSDA
- a CDS encoding predicted protein, which translates into the protein MSLPSLCGTFLTGKRSLVAFIWTITTICTYLAFILAIGAIIQVHTSYLGIERNYQEQGESKQNYQQNDDDAGGGDRGSADREQALAQYMWLAALSSTSLTLCAVYIMVMAVALTMYGSTAVVGFMSLRGVYIAPCFSSKGSRLRLGLFGGAVILFVNLLIVCAVVFGEVRVEDGRNGDDRRDMVPYEIERIATIMAVTCIFLAVLYTIFAIVLFLYFGNGDTIDDETGNALSMMGVGSRVETSTPLTSNINDSRRENFITLDHHGYQPS
- a CDS encoding predicted protein; this translates as MTGRSTLYFVVQFIVAVNAFKAPTLGSPQGLRFNALTRFSSKSHDSALETEATLRSITFCNLPKEDDPDLLCDFLMEIGACSTAITDADRGTDMEQPVFSEPGADPWQDRLQWTAPVWNRCNVTAHFPASAQIGGVLEMVAETFPNQYPDLQDFVLETLPNRDWVVHVQKGWLPIVVNDKFVLRFPWHKHSDVQKVAWNLNSNDFFELELQGGIAFGTGEHPTTQLCLAWVDQVITDKLEQSNGKIHLLDYGSGSGVLGMAACILAPHQVAAIGIDIDSLLLKAHKSAREHVAEQEGDHSANLDSLFLPSDLEETKYDVCVANILAAPLVTLAPVLYSMLLPGAVLGMSGILPDQGDMVVEAYTKAGFASMTIQKEQGNWLLVTGNKPIM
- a CDS encoding predicted protein, with product MEILIDVPPYLHPYVEWLLDWTSSIWSSLSMYWANVGHCWSMLITNAERVFQIPRNALVPLLAFIFFFWPILLSLIMTLVTAWAWIFWIVTSVSFGLIQLVYVSYQFIMITCDIFGLSCLKTYSMLRQQLLHIVDKTTSAVGVENATHRRGGKSRRRQWRQDVEQAQTYERFLQIRIQSKEHAQVISKQTLVKKASLDTALPPPIPRNRSFSVEHSPAKHALRRNQSFASADERRIKSKGSSSFQNRGTSIDDLDSVVVDELGEKLSDLLVSTTRRLREARRSAQNTPNDANAASLCYLLSGVLKRNHLQLDDLLIENARAVAERGQYGLTNESRSVVRAYFQQVEEGLDWIAEAPVLQNLSSHQCSEGENGKEAKHMHESSRSSSAELTGWAESSSKHNDLLERVTLIRKMKQNMGRTALMLSGGGAQAMYHLGIIRTLLESKLYQDIKVISGTSGGSIIAAMCATKTPEELYNNICIPTVVDDFTKTGEQRRENIRWFPPVTEMAAYWLKHKLLVDSAYFRRTCDFYYSDMTFDEAFERTGKHVCITVSASRASGGTAQRLLLNHISTPHVTVASAVAASCALPGVMAPAKLLAKNSSGVLEPFEVDGVEWIDGSVQADLPFQRIATLFAVSSFIVSQTNFHVLPFLNKEYHPNQKSLYWQLFQTLEWDIRSRALKLSRLGLFPRLFGQDISKIFKQKYYGNLTIVPRFTTMQTFGLKSLSNPTIKDMEGYLKYGQIAAWPYLNAIRDMIRLEKALDDCLMRLEARVRALNPDVDWLNPDDVESIASSSAVFSNSRVRIIGRPPMVDSARQRESDLVRKLEDENQVLKEQVQRLRAELLAQVGTDENANSKLDESSHYPVAQRYLIQSSEGRQPSLKNEQEVLTPRGALI
- a CDS encoding fucoxanthin chlorophyll a/c protein, deviant, yielding MKTSAIVAILAVSGASAFTPNTNAPQQLTKVGATAELDNMLGVDIETGKKIFDPVGLAQWAPADFLRKAELSNGRSAMLANVGWFWPKIVGTFDSQDVTTTDPIKAIAEADLQWWAQFFVFCGMLEAVKYRGELEGKSYTGEGPAVIDWAKQWDKLNADQKESMRLKELKNGRLAMLGFASYVANYYIPGSVPGLPAGF